In one window of Rhodopirellula bahusiensis DNA:
- a CDS encoding hybrid sensor histidine kinase/response regulator — translation MSSLPTNVSDAANTQRYNVQKKLSNASVVACFSAIDTTTGGRVIIREVPKVFFQERGFHRFRTESRLTSGIHCETYSRPIDFMVGETHLRVVYPYVEGTSLARRFRNRPLTATEAMFLAKDLFEALEQIHQIGCIHRDIRPSNIIVREDGRSVLCGYVPLWCPELFGKDDLLARECATYTSPELSGIIDHDISETSDLYSVGHVLYAALTGNPAFAGDVSEILYRHMTADPDSGCYPDETPSVVIALVEKLIHKEPRDRYQSASAVLDDVKTVLHQLNSGGSTEDFVIGNTDKRTVLIDPAFVGRDEHVRTLDESLDCVLDGRSERVLLRSESGMGKTRLLNEVSRLASRKRFLVLRGRSLPDANQQPSAIWLQAMEQLVKHLTNDADMLQRTRERMEPYRQEVTTALPVLAKAFGWSNSKLSGPDEFGQGRIVSAFRTLFADLGTPDLSVMITLDDCQWMDDQSFRILQAICEYPARHLFLFAVTRPDEGLCTRLNDELSFPVKLTLGPLTDQAVQQLAESMAGQLPLEAIEVVQRFAGGSPFMASAIVRGLVESSALRPADKSWVVDEVKLSSFQAADDASEILVDRLTRLPTETRELLTAAAVIGRDFNLEVAAELVGIRLADAHRAIHPARVQRLVWSRPDRVLAFVHDKIRESILEELTAEKIRSMHGQIGQYYVEHEPLEFFKLAYHFDAAEMHEQALPFALRAAEIARNSFSLVSAEEQLRIATRAICHADRSKQHLIQMMMSDVLMLQGEYDKSETWLDEALESTQTETQNARVLLKRGELHFKRGSKNLAVECFEASLRQLRQPVCNNRLSLMARIVLEGARQVRNSLLPCFVGRRGGQPSDEEQMSLSLYSQIAHAYWYTRDKYYTLWAHLRSMNAAERFQPTRYLAQSYSEHAPVMTLLRWEGRGIEYARRSLEIRKAFSDVWGQGQTRNFLSILLLSFSRYEQCVDQASQAVKMLERTGDYWEVHIARYQLAASLYRLGRHKEALEQSKINFESAVKRGDYQATGNIIDVWARSTNGDIPEEVIESELSRDLADSQRMSQVLLAKGVREFYHDQFSEAAQSFLRAITVAEQTRVSNTYVSPAYPWYCTALRRQLETSIPRNTQRRRLRVRELGRATKAAVKVSKQFTNEIPHAYRERGAYLALAGKLRASQAAFQKSLQVAEAQGAIVAHAKTMILFAEFAAEFGWPLDGEAIDIARGTLSELECSDYDVNEGGSLSLVNRFDSLLASGRRIATSVLPEQIYQEVRRAATKILRGEQVFLILKEDDETLSTVPAGMPFDASIVQEVNRTRQTVVTEVENAVANGIATTKQGTFLCSPVDVNDQTLSYLYVSNERFANLYDEDEIRIADYLTSAAGAALEKANSFQQLQDLNLNLEKKVLERTESVVRHSKELELTAQQLTATKEKLQIAKTAAEAANHAKSEFLARMSHEIRTPITGILGFTELLLRGVVTDDVERESHLQTIHSNGFHLLHLLNDILDISKIEADKIETERVSCNPSWMVQDVIASLRSKAIEKDISLEIRVDSDVPEEIVSDPTRLRQILTNLTSNAIKFTNQGGVTISIASTGSGGVAKKLNIVVEDTGIGMTEEQSAFIFEPFKQADVSTTREYGGTGLGLSISKRLTEALDGTLEVSSAKNVGTQMILDFDIECPTGVRMLSPEEVVSTSNGVKENQFDEIDLTGVRVLVVDDCETNRRLLSLLLQDAGAEVEIRCNGCEAVDALTSEPSMVDIVLMDMQMPVMDGYTATAALREANYEPPIVALTANAMTGDEIRCREAGCTDYQTKPLDLNALLQCVATNTVGSEDGAELLEAIESKAGEGSSAIVVQHEVNDEAVSTELISHNDQPVTEALVEAQEPVEDEPTVEAEKIFNYDWLHEFACDLIDQLDETMPSIINAYDRGDLEQVGKHLHQIRGSGGTVGLLQLSEIAAQGESAIEVSEWETLRDTLNELQTYVSEALQEKSSSSDNASTDSLDASVDISG, via the coding sequence GTGAGTTCCCTTCCCACCAACGTTTCTGACGCAGCAAACACTCAGCGGTACAACGTTCAAAAGAAGTTGTCCAATGCGTCCGTTGTGGCCTGTTTCTCCGCGATTGACACAACAACAGGCGGAAGGGTCATCATCCGAGAGGTGCCGAAGGTCTTCTTTCAGGAACGCGGATTTCATCGCTTCAGGACTGAGTCGCGACTGACGTCCGGCATCCACTGCGAGACCTATTCGCGGCCAATTGACTTCATGGTCGGTGAGACACACTTGCGAGTGGTCTATCCGTATGTCGAAGGGACCAGTCTCGCGCGGCGTTTTCGCAATCGCCCTTTGACTGCAACCGAAGCGATGTTTCTCGCAAAAGATTTGTTCGAGGCGCTCGAGCAGATCCATCAGATTGGTTGTATTCACCGAGATATACGCCCGTCCAATATTATAGTCCGAGAGGATGGGCGCTCGGTCCTATGTGGCTATGTACCTTTGTGGTGTCCCGAGCTCTTTGGCAAGGATGATTTGCTGGCTCGCGAATGCGCCACCTATACGTCTCCTGAGTTGTCCGGCATTATCGATCATGATATCAGCGAGACATCGGATCTGTATTCCGTCGGACATGTTTTGTATGCGGCATTGACGGGGAACCCGGCATTTGCGGGTGATGTAAGCGAGATTCTGTATCGGCATATGACGGCCGATCCTGACAGCGGTTGCTACCCGGACGAAACGCCTTCCGTTGTGATCGCGTTGGTGGAGAAGCTCATCCACAAAGAGCCTCGAGATCGCTATCAAAGTGCTTCGGCTGTTCTGGATGATGTTAAAACCGTCCTTCATCAATTGAACTCGGGGGGATCAACCGAAGACTTCGTGATCGGAAATACTGACAAGCGTACCGTCTTAATTGACCCAGCGTTTGTCGGGCGGGACGAGCATGTCCGTACTCTCGACGAGTCACTGGATTGCGTTCTGGATGGTCGTTCGGAGCGAGTTTTGCTGCGAAGCGAATCGGGGATGGGCAAGACCCGTTTGCTGAATGAAGTGTCTCGATTGGCATCAAGAAAGCGATTCTTGGTTCTTCGAGGACGTTCGCTACCGGATGCAAATCAGCAGCCATCGGCGATCTGGCTGCAAGCAATGGAGCAATTGGTCAAACATCTGACCAATGACGCTGACATGCTTCAGCGAACCCGCGAGAGGATGGAGCCCTATCGGCAGGAAGTCACGACGGCATTGCCCGTGCTTGCAAAGGCGTTTGGCTGGAGCAATTCGAAACTTTCGGGTCCGGACGAATTCGGTCAGGGCCGGATTGTTTCGGCGTTCCGGACGTTGTTCGCTGACTTGGGGACACCTGATCTGAGTGTGATGATCACTCTTGATGATTGTCAGTGGATGGACGACCAATCCTTTCGAATTCTTCAGGCCATCTGCGAGTACCCGGCCCGGCATCTCTTCCTGTTTGCAGTGACTCGTCCCGATGAAGGGTTGTGCACGAGGCTCAATGACGAGCTTAGTTTTCCAGTCAAACTGACACTTGGTCCGCTGACGGATCAAGCGGTCCAGCAACTGGCCGAGTCGATGGCAGGGCAACTACCGTTGGAAGCGATTGAGGTGGTGCAGCGTTTCGCGGGCGGCAGTCCATTCATGGCTTCCGCCATTGTGCGTGGTCTGGTTGAATCCAGCGCGTTGCGACCTGCCGATAAGTCTTGGGTGGTCGATGAAGTGAAGCTGTCGAGCTTTCAAGCAGCCGATGATGCCAGTGAAATTCTGGTCGATCGCCTAACTCGGCTGCCAACTGAAACTCGTGAATTGCTCACGGCGGCAGCTGTCATCGGGCGCGATTTCAATCTCGAAGTTGCTGCTGAGTTGGTTGGGATCCGTCTCGCTGACGCACACCGTGCCATTCATCCTGCGCGGGTTCAGCGTTTGGTATGGAGCCGTCCCGATCGAGTGTTGGCATTCGTGCACGACAAAATTCGCGAATCAATTCTCGAGGAATTGACGGCGGAAAAGATTCGTTCGATGCATGGGCAAATCGGCCAGTACTATGTCGAACACGAACCCCTTGAATTTTTCAAACTGGCATACCACTTCGATGCTGCGGAAATGCATGAACAGGCGCTGCCGTTCGCATTGAGAGCCGCCGAAATTGCTCGGAATAGTTTTTCGCTCGTCAGCGCAGAAGAACAATTGCGAATTGCGACACGGGCGATTTGTCACGCCGATCGTTCGAAGCAACACCTCATTCAGATGATGATGAGTGACGTGTTGATGTTGCAAGGCGAGTATGACAAGTCAGAAACGTGGCTCGACGAGGCCTTGGAGAGCACACAAACAGAAACTCAGAACGCTCGCGTGTTGCTAAAACGGGGCGAGCTGCACTTCAAACGAGGTAGCAAGAATCTGGCGGTGGAGTGCTTTGAGGCATCCCTTCGTCAACTGCGGCAGCCTGTTTGCAACAATCGACTTTCGTTGATGGCACGCATTGTTTTGGAGGGTGCACGCCAGGTCAGGAACTCACTGCTCCCGTGCTTTGTTGGACGCCGAGGCGGACAGCCATCGGACGAGGAGCAAATGTCGCTGTCTTTGTACAGCCAAATTGCACACGCGTATTGGTACACTCGCGACAAGTACTACACCCTCTGGGCTCACTTGCGATCGATGAACGCCGCGGAACGGTTCCAACCGACACGCTATCTGGCGCAATCGTATTCCGAGCACGCTCCGGTGATGACGTTGCTACGTTGGGAAGGCCGAGGGATTGAATATGCTCGACGATCGTTGGAGATTCGCAAGGCATTCAGTGATGTTTGGGGCCAAGGCCAGACGCGAAACTTCCTTAGCATCCTGTTGCTGTCCTTTTCCCGATACGAGCAATGCGTCGATCAAGCCAGCCAGGCAGTGAAGATGCTCGAGCGGACCGGTGATTACTGGGAAGTGCATATTGCGCGATATCAGTTGGCCGCTTCTCTCTACCGGTTGGGACGGCACAAAGAAGCGCTCGAGCAATCGAAGATCAATTTCGAGTCCGCGGTGAAGCGCGGCGACTATCAAGCAACCGGCAACATCATTGATGTGTGGGCTCGTTCCACCAATGGCGACATCCCGGAAGAAGTCATCGAAAGCGAGTTGTCTCGCGATTTGGCTGATTCTCAGAGAATGAGTCAGGTATTGTTGGCAAAGGGTGTTCGTGAGTTCTACCACGATCAGTTCTCTGAAGCGGCGCAGTCCTTCCTCCGAGCCATCACGGTTGCAGAACAAACTCGCGTCTCAAATACTTACGTCAGTCCCGCGTATCCTTGGTACTGCACAGCGCTTCGGCGCCAACTGGAAACATCGATTCCTCGGAACACGCAGCGTCGCAGACTTCGAGTGCGTGAATTGGGACGAGCAACGAAGGCGGCTGTCAAAGTCAGCAAACAATTCACTAACGAAATTCCCCACGCGTACCGCGAACGCGGAGCCTATCTCGCGTTGGCTGGCAAGTTGCGAGCCTCACAAGCTGCATTTCAAAAGAGTTTGCAGGTAGCAGAAGCTCAGGGTGCGATCGTTGCCCACGCGAAAACGATGATCCTGTTCGCAGAGTTTGCCGCCGAATTCGGCTGGCCTTTGGACGGGGAAGCGATCGACATCGCTCGTGGTACACTGTCGGAATTGGAGTGCAGCGACTACGACGTCAACGAGGGCGGATCGCTTTCGTTGGTCAACCGATTCGATTCGCTGTTGGCCTCCGGACGACGAATTGCAACCAGCGTTCTGCCGGAACAGATCTATCAAGAGGTTCGCCGAGCAGCAACGAAAATCCTTCGCGGTGAACAAGTTTTCTTGATATTGAAAGAAGACGATGAGACACTCAGCACCGTGCCAGCCGGGATGCCATTTGACGCTTCTATCGTCCAGGAAGTGAATCGGACTCGGCAGACTGTTGTGACGGAGGTGGAAAACGCGGTCGCCAACGGGATTGCAACGACGAAGCAGGGAACATTCTTATGCAGCCCCGTGGACGTCAACGATCAAACACTCTCGTATCTCTACGTCAGCAACGAAAGATTCGCGAATCTGTATGACGAAGATGAAATCCGAATCGCTGATTACCTGACATCCGCTGCTGGTGCTGCTTTGGAAAAGGCCAATAGCTTTCAGCAGTTGCAAGACCTGAATCTCAATCTTGAAAAGAAGGTTTTGGAGAGAACGGAATCGGTTGTACGCCACTCGAAAGAACTTGAGTTGACCGCCCAGCAGCTCACGGCGACGAAAGAGAAACTGCAGATTGCGAAGACGGCAGCCGAAGCGGCAAACCATGCGAAAAGCGAGTTTCTTGCACGGATGAGCCATGAAATCCGAACTCCGATCACCGGGATTCTGGGCTTCACCGAATTGCTTCTCCGTGGTGTGGTCACTGATGACGTAGAACGTGAATCGCATTTGCAAACCATTCATTCGAACGGCTTCCATCTTCTGCATTTGCTGAACGACATCCTGGATATTTCCAAGATCGAGGCCGACAAGATCGAGACGGAACGAGTTTCGTGCAACCCGAGCTGGATGGTCCAAGACGTTATCGCCTCCTTACGTTCCAAGGCGATCGAGAAGGACATCTCACTCGAAATTCGCGTCGATAGCGATGTGCCGGAAGAAATTGTCAGTGACCCAACGCGTCTTCGTCAGATTCTGACGAACCTGACAAGCAATGCGATCAAGTTTACCAACCAAGGTGGCGTGACAATCTCGATTGCTTCGACAGGTTCAGGTGGTGTTGCCAAGAAGCTGAATATCGTGGTGGAAGATACCGGGATTGGAATGACAGAGGAACAGTCGGCGTTCATCTTCGAACCTTTCAAGCAAGCTGATGTCTCAACAACGCGAGAGTATGGAGGAACCGGTTTGGGGCTTTCGATCAGCAAGCGATTGACGGAAGCTTTGGACGGAACGTTGGAGGTCTCCAGTGCGAAGAATGTCGGGACGCAGATGATTCTTGACTTCGACATCGAGTGCCCAACTGGCGTTCGGATGTTGAGTCCAGAGGAAGTGGTTTCAACGAGTAATGGTGTCAAGGAAAATCAATTCGATGAGATTGATTTGACCGGCGTGCGTGTGCTGGTCGTTGATGATTGCGAGACCAACCGCCGGCTGTTGTCACTTCTGCTGCAAGACGCCGGTGCCGAAGTGGAAATTCGTTGCAACGGTTGTGAAGCCGTGGACGCACTGACCAGCGAACCGTCGATGGTGGACATCGTGTTGATGGACATGCAGATGCCAGTGATGGATGGCTACACCGCGACGGCTGCACTGCGTGAAGCCAATTACGAACCGCCGATCGTTGCACTCACCGCGAATGCGATGACAGGCGACGAGATTCGTTGTCGTGAGGCCGGGTGCACTGACTACCAGACCAAACCATTGGATCTTAACGCACTGCTTCAGTGTGTGGCCACGAACACCGTCGGTTCAGAAGATGGTGCGGAGCTGCTCGAGGCGATTGAATCGAAGGCAGGTGAGGGATCCAGTGCAATTGTCGTTCAGCACGAAGTCAACGATGAAGCAGTTTCGACCGAGTTGATTTCGCACAACGATCAACCGGTGACCGAAGCATTGGTCGAGGCACAGGAGCCTGTGGAGGATGAACCTACGGTGGAAGCGGAAAAGATCTTTAACTACGACTGGCTACACGAGTTCGCTTGTGACTTGATCGATCAACTCGATGAGACGATGCCCAGCATCATCAACGCCTACGACCGCGGCGATTTGGAGCAAGTTGGCAAACATTTGCATCAAATTCGTGGTTCCGGCGGGACCGTCGGTTTGCTGCAACTGTCTGAAATTGCTGCACAAGGGGAATCGGCGATCGAAGTATCCGAATGGGAAACACTGCGAGACACGCTGAATGAGCTGCAGACCTACGTCAGTGAAGCGCTCCAGGAAAAGAGCTCGTCTTCAGACAATGCTTCAACCGATTCGCTCGACGCGTCCGTCGACATCAGTGGCTAG
- a CDS encoding FG-GAP-like repeat-containing protein yields MCNEPRFQGRPTKAILLIALCLQIAGCSSEPSDFDKLRKRQQLKEAAKQTTDLDTDEQIALAKEELERGSVERANEIVGPLLISNPDDQEVLRLKAEIQHRMGNNVAAAELLASIPFESQDRATTASLVAAGFYLEADAYEAAIELLQSRLQDRPDDARVRHRLVEILNQSGHRVAASRVLQPMIREGQASERELFSMITLGDAFVDETLPAPDFSKPTLAQLSLARRQRDQGELSEASESLEKLRQQYPNSTAIATFQGRILADLGNFDAVAKWRQDLPPGITPEPEYWYAIGQLAQKREEHRAAIRCFGEALQLDPTDRNSLVSMARSFRQIGETDAADETMRHFEMLERTSELAKIFGLASGTPAQYREMASLLDKLGRPWQSIAWQQIAVAKTGNQPSDKAALDLKRNRLKEQSAANESHADSTVPWSKAKLSNWPMPDFRDSQSPETDQPISSEQNKLSSVPAPIRFRGITSDLKLHFQYDNGDDQADNEFYLHQQTGGGIGVIDFDRDGWPDIYCAQAGEDALTRQSGKSNQLFRNLLSASVADVTAESHSADNGYGQGITVADTNQDGFPDLLIANIGQNVILLNNGDGTFSRGELHSAGNDRWTTSIACGDLDGDHLPELIEVNYIDDPSAFDIPCVPDNDACGPSRLKPAADRWLSLNPTGEFQPVLSSTEADRAVVSDSIAGHGFAVIIGNLNAQSGNDVYIANDGDANFFWQNRRSNAANSSQLTAENNGKTKSFYWEAEETAYLSGIATSQQGGRHGSMGLTLADFDRNGLPDLHVTNYWDQEADLYLQGNDAIFRHSSRPWKIRDSSKPTVGWGTQAADFDRDGRPDLMVLNGHIVNHTHRGVPFRMLPQLYQGHDDHFELVSSPSNADLRQADGFWSQPTLGRALAVLDWDQDGMPDVVGNHLDQPMELLRNESDQQSWLQLELIGTTSERDAVGATVLVQSGANRWTNWVINGGFLTSNEAELDFGLGNSVGPCTVTIQWPSGTEQIIENVPLNDRYLVIEQESAVPWSRQNHSRK; encoded by the coding sequence ATGTGCAATGAACCGAGGTTTCAAGGCAGACCAACGAAAGCGATCCTTCTGATTGCGTTGTGCCTGCAAATTGCCGGTTGCAGCTCCGAGCCATCCGACTTTGACAAGCTTCGAAAGCGACAGCAACTCAAAGAAGCAGCCAAGCAGACGACCGACTTGGACACGGATGAGCAAATCGCTTTGGCAAAAGAAGAGCTCGAACGCGGATCAGTTGAGCGTGCAAACGAGATCGTTGGGCCACTGCTGATCAGCAATCCGGACGATCAAGAGGTGTTGCGGCTGAAGGCTGAGATTCAGCACCGGATGGGCAATAACGTCGCCGCGGCGGAGCTGCTCGCTTCGATCCCATTTGAAAGCCAAGACCGCGCGACCACGGCATCCTTGGTGGCAGCTGGCTTTTACCTCGAAGCCGATGCGTACGAAGCCGCCATCGAGCTATTGCAAAGTCGCTTGCAGGATCGACCGGATGACGCTCGAGTCCGCCATCGTCTGGTCGAAATTTTGAATCAGTCAGGTCATCGAGTTGCCGCCAGTCGAGTTCTGCAACCAATGATCCGCGAAGGTCAAGCCAGTGAACGGGAACTCTTCTCAATGATCACGCTGGGCGATGCGTTCGTTGACGAAACCCTGCCCGCCCCAGACTTCTCAAAACCAACACTCGCACAGTTATCGCTCGCGAGAAGGCAGCGAGATCAAGGCGAACTGTCGGAAGCCAGCGAATCACTTGAGAAGCTTCGACAGCAATATCCAAATTCCACAGCGATCGCCACTTTCCAAGGCCGAATACTCGCCGACCTAGGGAATTTCGACGCCGTCGCAAAGTGGCGGCAGGACTTGCCCCCAGGCATCACGCCTGAACCCGAATATTGGTACGCGATTGGGCAACTCGCACAGAAACGAGAAGAACATCGCGCCGCGATTCGTTGTTTTGGCGAGGCTCTTCAGCTTGATCCTACCGATCGTAATTCGCTGGTCTCGATGGCTCGATCGTTTCGTCAGATCGGAGAAACCGACGCGGCTGACGAAACCATGCGGCATTTTGAGATGCTGGAACGAACTTCGGAACTGGCAAAAATCTTTGGATTGGCCTCCGGCACGCCAGCCCAATATCGCGAAATGGCGAGTTTGCTGGACAAACTGGGACGCCCATGGCAATCGATTGCGTGGCAGCAAATCGCAGTTGCCAAGACCGGCAATCAACCAAGCGACAAAGCTGCTCTGGACCTCAAACGAAATCGATTGAAAGAGCAATCCGCAGCCAATGAGTCACACGCCGACTCAACCGTCCCCTGGTCGAAAGCAAAGCTTTCAAATTGGCCAATGCCAGACTTTCGCGACTCGCAGTCGCCCGAAACCGATCAACCAATTTCGTCCGAACAGAACAAGCTTTCATCCGTTCCCGCACCCATCCGCTTCCGAGGCATCACTTCGGACCTGAAGCTTCACTTTCAATACGACAACGGCGACGATCAAGCCGACAACGAATTTTACTTGCATCAACAAACGGGCGGCGGCATCGGAGTCATCGACTTTGATCGCGATGGATGGCCGGATATTTACTGTGCTCAAGCCGGCGAAGATGCACTCACTCGGCAGTCAGGCAAATCGAACCAACTGTTCCGAAATCTTTTATCCGCCTCAGTCGCGGATGTCACGGCAGAGTCGCATTCTGCTGACAACGGATACGGTCAAGGTATCACGGTCGCAGATACCAACCAGGATGGTTTCCCGGATTTGTTGATCGCAAACATTGGTCAGAACGTCATTCTTCTCAACAACGGTGACGGAACGTTCTCGCGTGGCGAGCTACACAGCGCCGGCAACGATCGGTGGACAACATCGATTGCCTGCGGAGACCTGGACGGCGATCATTTACCTGAGTTGATTGAGGTGAATTACATCGATGATCCGTCCGCATTCGATATTCCCTGCGTGCCGGACAACGATGCCTGCGGCCCCAGTCGATTAAAACCCGCCGCGGATCGGTGGTTATCGCTCAATCCCACGGGCGAGTTTCAACCGGTGCTTTCGTCAACAGAAGCCGATCGTGCGGTCGTGTCTGATTCAATTGCCGGCCACGGTTTCGCGGTGATCATCGGCAATCTCAATGCCCAATCCGGAAACGATGTCTACATCGCCAATGACGGGGATGCGAATTTCTTCTGGCAGAATCGACGATCAAACGCAGCCAACAGTTCGCAGCTAACCGCCGAAAACAACGGCAAAACAAAATCCTTTTACTGGGAAGCGGAAGAGACGGCTTACCTCTCAGGCATCGCGACGAGCCAGCAAGGTGGTCGACATGGATCGATGGGACTCACGCTTGCTGACTTTGACCGAAACGGTCTGCCCGACCTGCACGTCACCAACTACTGGGACCAAGAAGCCGACCTGTACCTTCAGGGTAACGATGCGATCTTTCGACACTCCAGTCGCCCCTGGAAAATTCGCGACTCCAGCAAGCCTACGGTGGGTTGGGGAACGCAAGCTGCCGACTTTGATCGCGACGGACGTCCTGACCTAATGGTTCTCAACGGACACATTGTGAATCACACGCACCGAGGCGTCCCCTTTCGAATGTTGCCGCAACTCTATCAAGGACACGACGATCACTTCGAACTGGTCTCCAGTCCATCCAACGCCGACTTGAGACAAGCAGATGGATTCTGGTCGCAACCGACTCTCGGCCGCGCTCTCGCGGTGTTGGACTGGGACCAAGATGGAATGCCGGATGTCGTGGGCAATCATCTGGATCAACCGATGGAACTGTTGCGAAACGAATCCGACCAGCAATCCTGGCTACAATTGGAATTGATTGGAACGACCAGCGAACGCGACGCAGTTGGAGCCACTGTCCTGGTTCAATCCGGTGCGAATCGCTGGACCAACTGGGTGATCAACGGAGGTTTCTTGACCAGCAACGAAGCGGAACTCGATTTTGGACTGGGCAATTCAGTTGGCCCGTGCACGGTCACCATCCAGTGGCCCTCGGGGACTGAGCAAATCATTGAGAACGTTCCACTCAACGATCGCTACTTGGTAATCGAACAAGAATCGGCCGTCCCATGGTCACGCCAAAATCATTCTCGCAAATGA